In a single window of the Centroberyx gerrardi isolate f3 chromosome 17, fCenGer3.hap1.cur.20231027, whole genome shotgun sequence genome:
- the LOC139909910 gene encoding sorting nexin-14-like isoform X1: protein MGCIRVYLQKVRHRMKLERLRELGRQYPVFCFLLLLLLLSTVLLNRYIHIIMVFWSFLAGVVTFYCSLGPESLLPNVLVSIKPKIKSYQQELFPLGHSCAVCGKIKCKRHRPTLLLENYQPWLDLKVPSKVDASLSEILELVLENFVYPWYRDITDDEAFVDELRVTLRFFAAVLVRRTQKVDVSSLITQKLLKVSMKHIEIISKARQKVKNSEFLQQAALEEYGPDLHVALRSRRDELLYLRKLTEMLFPYILPPKASDCRSLTLLIREVLAGSVFLPSMDYLADPDTVNHLILIFIDNSPPEEATEPTSTLVPFLQKYSDHRNTKASVLKLELKEIREQQDLLFRFMNFLKQEGAVHVLQFCLTVEEFNDKILCPELSDSEKMMLHEEVKKIYETYCLDESVDKIRFDPFIVEEIRNIAEGPYPEVVKLQTMRCLFEAYEHVLSLLENVFTPMFCHSDEYFRQLLRGAESPARNSKMSRNTSKRGESFGISRIGSKIKGVFKSTTMEGAMLPSYGLVEGEDDMVEEAIMVLEDDSPMEAASTPSTPRNLSAWNITIPYIDFYDDDVKRERIPVFCIDVERNDRKAVGHETEHWSVYRRYLEFYVLESKLTEFHGSFPDAQLPSKRIIGPKNYEFLTSKREEFQEYLQKLLQHPELSNSQLLADFLSPHSMESQFLDKMLPDVNLGKIIKSVPSKLIKEKGQHLEPFIQSFFNSCESPKPKPSRPELTILSPTSENDKKLFNDLFKNNANRSEMAEKRHNQNYFMEMITVDGVYDYLMYLGRVVFHIPDWLHHLLMGGRILFKNTLEAYTDYYLQYKLNHVVQEHRLVSLITLLRDAVFCESSQPRSAQDKQRRAKKTFEEMMRYIPDFLGKCIGEEAKYEGVRLLFDGLQQPVLNKQLTYVLLDIAIQELFPELNKQVQKETSVMAPWM from the exons ATGGGATGCATCCGAGTTTATCTGCAGAAAGTAAGACACAGGATGAAGCTGGAGCGGCTCAGAGAGCTGGGCCGCCAGTATCCAGTCTTctgcttcctgctgctgctgctgctgctgtccaccGTGCTGCTGAACAG ATATATCCACATTATCATGGTCTTCTGGTCCTTCCTGGCCGGAGTCGTCACTTTCTACTGCTCTCTGGGACCCGAGTCTTTGCTGCCCAACGTCTTGGTCTCCATCAAGCCAAAGATCAAG TCGTACCAGCAGGAGCTGTTTCCACTGGGCCACAGTTGTGCCGTTTGTGGAAAAATCAAGTGCAAAAGGCATAG ACCGACTTTATTACTGGAAAACTATCAGCCATGGCTTGACCTGAAAGTTCCCTCTAAAGTGGATGCCTCCCTTTCAGAG ATTCTGGAGCTGGTTCTGGAAAACTTTGTGTATCCTTGGTATAG AGACATCacagatgacgaggcatttgttGATGAGTTGAGAGTGACTTTGCGCTTCTTCGCGGCTGTGTTGGTCCGTCGAACCCAAAAG GTGGATGTGTCGTCCCTCATCACACAAAAGCTGCTTAAAGTTTCCATGAAGCACATTGAAATAATTAGCAAAGCGAGGCAGAAAG TGAAGAACTCAGAGTTTCTCCAGCAAGCTGCCCTGGAGGAATACGGCCCTGATCTGCACGTGGCGCTCCGCAGTCGCAGAGACGAGCTCCTGTACCTCCGGAAGCTGACCGAGATGCTGTTCCCCTACATCCTGCCGCCCAAGGCTTCAGACTGCAG ATCTCTTACTCTGCTGATAAGAGAAGTCTTGGCTGGTTctgtcttccttccctccatggACTACTTGGCCGATCCT GACACAGTGAAtcatttgattttgatattcatCGACAACTCCCCT CCCGAGGAAGCCACAGAGCCGACCTCAACTTTGGTTCCTTTCCTGCAAAAGTACTCTGATCATCGGAACACAAAGGCCTCA GTGCTGAAGCTGGAGCTGAAGGAGATCAGGGAGCAGCAAGACCTGCTCTTTCGTTTCATGAACTTCCTGAAGCAGGAGGGAGCGGTCCATGTCCTCCAGTTCTGCCTCACAGTCG AGGAATTCAACGATAAGATCCTCTGCCCGGAGCTGTCCGACTCGGAGAAGATGATGCTTCacgaggaggtgaagaagatcTACGAGACCTACTGTTTGGACGAGAGCGTCGACAAGATCCGCTTCGACCCCTTCATAGTGGAGGAAATACGCAACA TCGCTGAAGGCCCGTATCCGGAGGTGGTGAAGCTACAGACCATGAGGTGTTTGTTTGAGGCCTACGAGCACGTCCTGTCCCTCCTGGAGAATGTTTTCACCCCCATGTTCTGTCACAGCGATGAG TACTTCCGGCAGCTTCTGCGAGGGGCCGAGTCCCCTGCCAGGAACTCCAAGATGAGCAG GAACACGTCGAAAAGGGGCGAGTCCTTTGGGATCAGCCGCATTGGCAGTAAGATCAAAGGAGTGTTCAAGAGCACCACCATGGAAGGAGCCATGCTGCCATCCTACGGGCTggtagagggagaggatgaTATG GTGGAGGAGGCCATAATGGTGCTGGAGGATGACTCCCCTATGGAGGCGGCCTCCACCCCCAGCACCCCCCGCAACCTGTCTGCCTGGAACATCACCATCCCTTACATCGACTTCTATGACGACGAtgtgaagagggagaggattCCCGTGTTCTGTATTGATGTCGAGCGCAATGACCGGAAGGCAG tggGGCATGAGACTGAGCATTGGTCTGTGTACAGAAGATACCTGGAGTTCTACGTTCTTGAATCAAAGCTCACTGAGTTTCATG GCTCGTTCCCAGATGCGCAGCTGCCTTCCAAGAGAATAATCGGCCCAAAGAATTACGAGTTCCTAACATCCAAACGGGAGGAGTTCCAGGAATACCTTCAG AAACTATTGCAGCACCCCGAGCTGAGCAACAGCCAGCTGCTGGCTGACTTTCTGTCCCCTCACAGTATGGAGTCTCAGTTCCTGGACAAGATGTTGCCTGATGTCAACCTAG GGAAAATCATTAAGTCGGTGCCCAGCAAATTAATAAAAGAG AAAGGGCAGCATCTGGAGCCTTTCATCCAGTCCTTCTTCAACTCCTGTGAATctcccaaacccaaacccagtcGGCCTGAGCTCACTATTCTGAGCCCCACCTCAGAAAATGATAAAAAG CTCTTCAACGACCTCTTCAAAAACAACGCCAACCGGTCAGAGATGGCCGAGAAGAGACACAATCAGAACTACTTCATGGAAATGATCACAGTTGACGGGGTGTATGACTACTTAATGTATCTGG GTCGGGTGGTCTTCCACATCCCTGACTGGCTGCACCACCTGCTGATGGGCGGAAGGATCCTGTTCAAGAATACGTTGGAGGCCTACACAGATTACTACCTGCAGTACAAACTGAACCATGTGGTGCAGGAGCATCGGCTGGTCTCGCTCATCACCCTGCTTAGAG ACGCAGTTTTCTGTGAGAGCAGCCAGCCACGCTCTGCCCAAGACAAACAGAGGAGGGCAAAAAAGACATTTGAGGAAATGATGCGCTATATTCCAG ATTTCTTGGGGAAATGCATCGGAGAAGAGGCCAAGTATGAAGGAGTACGTCTGCTCTTCGATGGACTGCAACAACCAGTTCTCAAcaaacag CTGACGTACGTGCTTTTGGATATCGCCATTCAAGAACTTTTTCCTGAGCTAAACaag CAGGTGCAGAAGGAGACCTCTGTGATGGCTCCATGGATGTAA
- the LOC139909910 gene encoding sorting nexin-14-like isoform X3 has product MGCIRVYLQKVRHRMKLERLRELGRQYPVFCFLLLLLLLSTVLLNRYIHIIMVFWSFLAGVVTFYCSLGPESLLPNVLVSIKPKIKSYQQELFPLGHSCAVCGKIKCKRHRPTLLLENYQPWLDLKVPSKVDASLSEILELVLENFVYPWYRDITDDEAFVDELRVTLRFFAAVLVRRTQKVDVSSLITQKLLKVSMKHIEIISKARQKVKNSEFLQQAALEEYGPDLHVALRSRRDELLYLRKLTEMLFPYILPPKASDCRSLTLLIREVLAGSVFLPSMDYLADPDTVNHLILIFIDNSPPEEATEPTSTLVPFLQKYSDHRNTKASVLKLELKEIREQQDLLFRFMNFLKQEGAVHVLQFCLTVEEFNDKILCPELSDSEKMMLHEEVKKIYETYCLDESVDKIRFDPFIVEEIRNIAEGPYPEVVKLQTMRCLFEAYEHVLSLLENVFTPMFCHSDEYFRQLLRGAESPARNSKMSRNSLSLDDIRSWDWSPESPSSLFTASGSSSPASFNSLHAQSTFTTFPYGSLTHRHSSPKNTSKRGESFGISRIGSKIKGVFKSTTMEGAMLPSYGLVEGEDDMVEEAIMVLEDDSPMEAASTPSTPRNLSAWNITIPYIDFYDDDVKRERIPVFCIDVERNDRKAVGHETEHWSVYRRYLEFYVLESKLTEFHGSFPDAQLPSKRIIGPKNYEFLTSKREEFQEYLQKLLQHPELSNSQLLADFLSPHSMESQFLDKMLPDVNLGKIIKSVPSKLIKEKGQHLEPFIQSFFNSCESPKPKPSRPELTILSPTSENDKKLFNDLFKNNANRSEMAEKRHNQNYFMEMITVDGVYDYLMYLGRVVFHIPDWLHHLLMGGRILFKNTLEAYTDYYLQYKLNHVVQEHRLVSLITLLRDAVFCESSQPRSAQDKQRRAKKTFEEMMRYIPDFLGKCIGEEAKYEGVRLLFDGLQQPVLNKQLTYVLLDIAIQELFPELNKQVQKETSVMAPWM; this is encoded by the exons ATGGGATGCATCCGAGTTTATCTGCAGAAAGTAAGACACAGGATGAAGCTGGAGCGGCTCAGAGAGCTGGGCCGCCAGTATCCAGTCTTctgcttcctgctgctgctgctgctgctgtccaccGTGCTGCTGAACAG ATATATCCACATTATCATGGTCTTCTGGTCCTTCCTGGCCGGAGTCGTCACTTTCTACTGCTCTCTGGGACCCGAGTCTTTGCTGCCCAACGTCTTGGTCTCCATCAAGCCAAAGATCAAG TCGTACCAGCAGGAGCTGTTTCCACTGGGCCACAGTTGTGCCGTTTGTGGAAAAATCAAGTGCAAAAGGCATAG ACCGACTTTATTACTGGAAAACTATCAGCCATGGCTTGACCTGAAAGTTCCCTCTAAAGTGGATGCCTCCCTTTCAGAG ATTCTGGAGCTGGTTCTGGAAAACTTTGTGTATCCTTGGTATAG AGACATCacagatgacgaggcatttgttGATGAGTTGAGAGTGACTTTGCGCTTCTTCGCGGCTGTGTTGGTCCGTCGAACCCAAAAG GTGGATGTGTCGTCCCTCATCACACAAAAGCTGCTTAAAGTTTCCATGAAGCACATTGAAATAATTAGCAAAGCGAGGCAGAAAG TGAAGAACTCAGAGTTTCTCCAGCAAGCTGCCCTGGAGGAATACGGCCCTGATCTGCACGTGGCGCTCCGCAGTCGCAGAGACGAGCTCCTGTACCTCCGGAAGCTGACCGAGATGCTGTTCCCCTACATCCTGCCGCCCAAGGCTTCAGACTGCAG ATCTCTTACTCTGCTGATAAGAGAAGTCTTGGCTGGTTctgtcttccttccctccatggACTACTTGGCCGATCCT GACACAGTGAAtcatttgattttgatattcatCGACAACTCCCCT CCCGAGGAAGCCACAGAGCCGACCTCAACTTTGGTTCCTTTCCTGCAAAAGTACTCTGATCATCGGAACACAAAGGCCTCA GTGCTGAAGCTGGAGCTGAAGGAGATCAGGGAGCAGCAAGACCTGCTCTTTCGTTTCATGAACTTCCTGAAGCAGGAGGGAGCGGTCCATGTCCTCCAGTTCTGCCTCACAGTCG AGGAATTCAACGATAAGATCCTCTGCCCGGAGCTGTCCGACTCGGAGAAGATGATGCTTCacgaggaggtgaagaagatcTACGAGACCTACTGTTTGGACGAGAGCGTCGACAAGATCCGCTTCGACCCCTTCATAGTGGAGGAAATACGCAACA TCGCTGAAGGCCCGTATCCGGAGGTGGTGAAGCTACAGACCATGAGGTGTTTGTTTGAGGCCTACGAGCACGTCCTGTCCCTCCTGGAGAATGTTTTCACCCCCATGTTCTGTCACAGCGATGAG TACTTCCGGCAGCTTCTGCGAGGGGCCGAGTCCCCTGCCAGGAACTCCAAGATGAGCAG AAATAGCCTCAGTTTGGATGACATTCG TTCCTGGGACTGGAGCCCCGAGTCCCCGTCCTCCCTGTTCACCGCCTCTGGCAGCTCTTCACCTGCATCTTTTAACTCCCTCCATGCCCAGTCCACGTTCACAACTTTCCCATATGGCTCGCTAACCCACCGCCACTCATCACCGAA GAACACGTCGAAAAGGGGCGAGTCCTTTGGGATCAGCCGCATTGGCAGTAAGATCAAAGGAGTGTTCAAGAGCACCACCATGGAAGGAGCCATGCTGCCATCCTACGGGCTggtagagggagaggatgaTATG GTGGAGGAGGCCATAATGGTGCTGGAGGATGACTCCCCTATGGAGGCGGCCTCCACCCCCAGCACCCCCCGCAACCTGTCTGCCTGGAACATCACCATCCCTTACATCGACTTCTATGACGACGAtgtgaagagggagaggattCCCGTGTTCTGTATTGATGTCGAGCGCAATGACCGGAAGGCAG tggGGCATGAGACTGAGCATTGGTCTGTGTACAGAAGATACCTGGAGTTCTACGTTCTTGAATCAAAGCTCACTGAGTTTCATG GCTCGTTCCCAGATGCGCAGCTGCCTTCCAAGAGAATAATCGGCCCAAAGAATTACGAGTTCCTAACATCCAAACGGGAGGAGTTCCAGGAATACCTTCAG AAACTATTGCAGCACCCCGAGCTGAGCAACAGCCAGCTGCTGGCTGACTTTCTGTCCCCTCACAGTATGGAGTCTCAGTTCCTGGACAAGATGTTGCCTGATGTCAACCTAG GGAAAATCATTAAGTCGGTGCCCAGCAAATTAATAAAAGAG AAAGGGCAGCATCTGGAGCCTTTCATCCAGTCCTTCTTCAACTCCTGTGAATctcccaaacccaaacccagtcGGCCTGAGCTCACTATTCTGAGCCCCACCTCAGAAAATGATAAAAAG CTCTTCAACGACCTCTTCAAAAACAACGCCAACCGGTCAGAGATGGCCGAGAAGAGACACAATCAGAACTACTTCATGGAAATGATCACAGTTGACGGGGTGTATGACTACTTAATGTATCTGG GTCGGGTGGTCTTCCACATCCCTGACTGGCTGCACCACCTGCTGATGGGCGGAAGGATCCTGTTCAAGAATACGTTGGAGGCCTACACAGATTACTACCTGCAGTACAAACTGAACCATGTGGTGCAGGAGCATCGGCTGGTCTCGCTCATCACCCTGCTTAGAG ACGCAGTTTTCTGTGAGAGCAGCCAGCCACGCTCTGCCCAAGACAAACAGAGGAGGGCAAAAAAGACATTTGAGGAAATGATGCGCTATATTCCAG ATTTCTTGGGGAAATGCATCGGAGAAGAGGCCAAGTATGAAGGAGTACGTCTGCTCTTCGATGGACTGCAACAACCAGTTCTCAAcaaacag CTGACGTACGTGCTTTTGGATATCGCCATTCAAGAACTTTTTCCTGAGCTAAACaag CAGGTGCAGAAGGAGACCTCTGTGATGGCTCCATGGATGTAA
- the LOC139909910 gene encoding sorting nexin-14-like isoform X2: MGCIRVYLQKVRHRMKLERLRELGRQYPVFCFLLLLLLLSTVLLNRYIHIIMVFWSFLAGVVTFYCSLGPESLLPNVLVSIKPKIKSYQQELFPLGHSCAVCGKIKCKRHRPTLLLENYQPWLDLKVPSKVDASLSEILELVLENFVYPWYRDITDDEAFVDELRVTLRFFAAVLVRRTQKVDVSSLITQKLLKVSMKHIEIISKARQKVKNSEFLQQAALEEYGPDLHVALRSRRDELLYLRKLTEMLFPYILPPKASDCRSLTLLIREVLAGSVFLPSMDYLADPDTVNHLILIFIDNSPPEEATEPTSTLVPFLQKYSDHRNTKASVLKLELKEIREQQDLLFRFMNFLKQEGAVHVLQFCLTVEEFNDKILCPELSDSEKMMLHEEVKKIYETYCLDESVDKIRFDPFIVEEIRNIAEGPYPEVVKLQTMRCLFEAYEHVLSLLENVFTPMFCHSDEYFRQLLRGAESPARNSKMSRNTSKRGESFGISRIGSKIKGVFKSTTMEGAMLPSYGLVEGEDDMVEEAIMVLEDDSPMEAASTPSTPRNLSAWNITIPYIDFYDDDVKRERIPVFCIDVERNDRKAVGHETEHWSVYRRYLEFYVLESKLTEFHGSFPDAQLPSKRIIGPKNYEFLTSKREEFQEYLQKLLQHPELSNSQLLADFLSPHSMESQFLDKMLPDVNLGKIIKSVPSKLIKEKGQHLEPFIQSFFNSCESPKPKPSRPELTILSPTSENDKKLFNDLFKNNANRSEMAEKRHNQNYFMEMITVDGVYDYLMYLGRVVFHIPDWLHHLLMGGRILFKNTLEAYTDYYLQYKLNHVVQEHRLVSLITLLRDAVFCESSQPRSAQDKQRRAKKTFEEMMRYIPDFLGKCIGEEAKYEGVRLLFDGLQQPVLNKQLTYVLLDIAIQELFPELNKVQKETSVMAPWM, translated from the exons ATGGGATGCATCCGAGTTTATCTGCAGAAAGTAAGACACAGGATGAAGCTGGAGCGGCTCAGAGAGCTGGGCCGCCAGTATCCAGTCTTctgcttcctgctgctgctgctgctgctgtccaccGTGCTGCTGAACAG ATATATCCACATTATCATGGTCTTCTGGTCCTTCCTGGCCGGAGTCGTCACTTTCTACTGCTCTCTGGGACCCGAGTCTTTGCTGCCCAACGTCTTGGTCTCCATCAAGCCAAAGATCAAG TCGTACCAGCAGGAGCTGTTTCCACTGGGCCACAGTTGTGCCGTTTGTGGAAAAATCAAGTGCAAAAGGCATAG ACCGACTTTATTACTGGAAAACTATCAGCCATGGCTTGACCTGAAAGTTCCCTCTAAAGTGGATGCCTCCCTTTCAGAG ATTCTGGAGCTGGTTCTGGAAAACTTTGTGTATCCTTGGTATAG AGACATCacagatgacgaggcatttgttGATGAGTTGAGAGTGACTTTGCGCTTCTTCGCGGCTGTGTTGGTCCGTCGAACCCAAAAG GTGGATGTGTCGTCCCTCATCACACAAAAGCTGCTTAAAGTTTCCATGAAGCACATTGAAATAATTAGCAAAGCGAGGCAGAAAG TGAAGAACTCAGAGTTTCTCCAGCAAGCTGCCCTGGAGGAATACGGCCCTGATCTGCACGTGGCGCTCCGCAGTCGCAGAGACGAGCTCCTGTACCTCCGGAAGCTGACCGAGATGCTGTTCCCCTACATCCTGCCGCCCAAGGCTTCAGACTGCAG ATCTCTTACTCTGCTGATAAGAGAAGTCTTGGCTGGTTctgtcttccttccctccatggACTACTTGGCCGATCCT GACACAGTGAAtcatttgattttgatattcatCGACAACTCCCCT CCCGAGGAAGCCACAGAGCCGACCTCAACTTTGGTTCCTTTCCTGCAAAAGTACTCTGATCATCGGAACACAAAGGCCTCA GTGCTGAAGCTGGAGCTGAAGGAGATCAGGGAGCAGCAAGACCTGCTCTTTCGTTTCATGAACTTCCTGAAGCAGGAGGGAGCGGTCCATGTCCTCCAGTTCTGCCTCACAGTCG AGGAATTCAACGATAAGATCCTCTGCCCGGAGCTGTCCGACTCGGAGAAGATGATGCTTCacgaggaggtgaagaagatcTACGAGACCTACTGTTTGGACGAGAGCGTCGACAAGATCCGCTTCGACCCCTTCATAGTGGAGGAAATACGCAACA TCGCTGAAGGCCCGTATCCGGAGGTGGTGAAGCTACAGACCATGAGGTGTTTGTTTGAGGCCTACGAGCACGTCCTGTCCCTCCTGGAGAATGTTTTCACCCCCATGTTCTGTCACAGCGATGAG TACTTCCGGCAGCTTCTGCGAGGGGCCGAGTCCCCTGCCAGGAACTCCAAGATGAGCAG GAACACGTCGAAAAGGGGCGAGTCCTTTGGGATCAGCCGCATTGGCAGTAAGATCAAAGGAGTGTTCAAGAGCACCACCATGGAAGGAGCCATGCTGCCATCCTACGGGCTggtagagggagaggatgaTATG GTGGAGGAGGCCATAATGGTGCTGGAGGATGACTCCCCTATGGAGGCGGCCTCCACCCCCAGCACCCCCCGCAACCTGTCTGCCTGGAACATCACCATCCCTTACATCGACTTCTATGACGACGAtgtgaagagggagaggattCCCGTGTTCTGTATTGATGTCGAGCGCAATGACCGGAAGGCAG tggGGCATGAGACTGAGCATTGGTCTGTGTACAGAAGATACCTGGAGTTCTACGTTCTTGAATCAAAGCTCACTGAGTTTCATG GCTCGTTCCCAGATGCGCAGCTGCCTTCCAAGAGAATAATCGGCCCAAAGAATTACGAGTTCCTAACATCCAAACGGGAGGAGTTCCAGGAATACCTTCAG AAACTATTGCAGCACCCCGAGCTGAGCAACAGCCAGCTGCTGGCTGACTTTCTGTCCCCTCACAGTATGGAGTCTCAGTTCCTGGACAAGATGTTGCCTGATGTCAACCTAG GGAAAATCATTAAGTCGGTGCCCAGCAAATTAATAAAAGAG AAAGGGCAGCATCTGGAGCCTTTCATCCAGTCCTTCTTCAACTCCTGTGAATctcccaaacccaaacccagtcGGCCTGAGCTCACTATTCTGAGCCCCACCTCAGAAAATGATAAAAAG CTCTTCAACGACCTCTTCAAAAACAACGCCAACCGGTCAGAGATGGCCGAGAAGAGACACAATCAGAACTACTTCATGGAAATGATCACAGTTGACGGGGTGTATGACTACTTAATGTATCTGG GTCGGGTGGTCTTCCACATCCCTGACTGGCTGCACCACCTGCTGATGGGCGGAAGGATCCTGTTCAAGAATACGTTGGAGGCCTACACAGATTACTACCTGCAGTACAAACTGAACCATGTGGTGCAGGAGCATCGGCTGGTCTCGCTCATCACCCTGCTTAGAG ACGCAGTTTTCTGTGAGAGCAGCCAGCCACGCTCTGCCCAAGACAAACAGAGGAGGGCAAAAAAGACATTTGAGGAAATGATGCGCTATATTCCAG ATTTCTTGGGGAAATGCATCGGAGAAGAGGCCAAGTATGAAGGAGTACGTCTGCTCTTCGATGGACTGCAACAACCAGTTCTCAAcaaacag CTGACGTACGTGCTTTTGGATATCGCCATTCAAGAACTTTTTCCTGAGCTAAACaag GTGCAGAAGGAGACCTCTGTGATGGCTCCATGGATGTAA